The genomic interval AATGAGAGTGATTGTGTTGCTCATTACACCTCTTTTATAGCCTACTGGAAGGAAGTTGGAAGATCAACATGAATAATGTAGAATTAGGATAAAGAGTTTATGATACGATTGTCCAGCCAAGACAAGAACACTAGCAGGCATATGTGTTACAGGAAGCTTTTATCTTATGTAGCATTACAGCTGAAAACCAGTCCCAaggtatttatttattctgtGTGCACTAGAACTGGCCCGTTGTTCCTTTAAAGTACTACATGCTCCCCATGACTGAAACATTTGAACTGAAACGTTTGATTAGAAAGTGATGTGAATGCTTTGAAATACTGAGTAGGATTTAATTTGCCTTTCATTACTGCCTATCTATATATATTGATATATAGGTTTTTTAAATAACTTTTGTGCTGGGTGTTAGATAACCTAATGCTATAGTAATATATTACCTTAATTGATGAATGATTATTTCCATTCAATATATACTGATGTTTCTAACTTAATGTACTGACCATTCTAATTCAATGCATACTGGTATCGTTTTGTAAATCACTTTTGTGTAATAAAAGATATTAAAAAGGAACACATGCCCCTCTTTCCATTCCAAACAACTGTACCTTGATAGAAACAGAGCACCTGAAGCTCCTCTAGGTGTTCTTACCCCGTTTCCTAGGAGACTCAGATCCACAATAGTGTTCATCATCCTCACATCTTCACACTCACAGAGTGAAGTTACCTGTGGACACGCTGACAGCACGTACAGTAGGGTAGAGCAGACTGGACTGTGCCAGATAGGCTTTATAGCCGTAAGAAGATTAGCCAGCCAGTCGACGGTTTAAATGAACACTGACTGGATTAGTGGTGCAGATTACGCTCATGCTCACCAGCCTAGACACCTGCAGTGCATATGGCGGTGACAGTATTACCAAGGCCAAAGCAGACAGCAACAATTAAACATTAGTGTCCACAGCCAGTTGGCTCCATTAGGTTGTAAAAATGATTGAGCCCTGATGCATGCGGACATGCACAGGCTACAAACTTTTAGCAAATTTGATCATAAAATGTCTTTAATTCTATTCAATCATGCAGTTAGTGGTTGATGAAGTGTAAGCATTACTTGAATAAAAGTTTGGAGCTTTCCAAACCGATCAACAATATCCATAGTTTTATTAGTTCACAAATGTCCAAATGGTTATAAAATACAGCATATTTTCACTTTTCATTCAACATCTACAACTGTACAAAAAGatccacaaagacacaaagagaTAATTCAGTGACTGTTGTAAAAATAATgttcaatgatcaagaaggcAAACTGCAACCAATGTCAAGGAAACCTAAATAATTCTTAAATATTAATATTTCTTCAAAATAGAATAATTTATAGGGTAGTTTATGTCTGTCTTATCCAGTTTCTAACATGATTTCACTGCACATTTCTTTCCTTCAAATTATATATCAACATCTGAATGctcatttacattaatttaaaattcTCATGAAAAATCTTTTTTAACACATTGTTCAATTTCACATTCCATGTATTTAAAGTACCTTATTATTTCAGTTCagaaaatgtaaatgtgttCAGTGCATACATATTTAAGTTAACAAACCTTATGACAAAAATCTTACATTCATGTCAAATTTAACATTGTCTTACCAGATTGTTAGCTCGGAGATATAGATACAATATCTACAGTCTGCAAGTGTAGACACAAGTTGTTTAGTGTAGGCCTCACCCAAAATAATACAGTACCACTTGGAATCCTTCAATGCATAGGgacatccacaaacacacccacaagcCATAGGTACACACTTACTGGTGCTCTGTGTTAAGGCTTCCATCCCCAGTGTGTCATAACTCCCCATATCCCCCTATTGAACCAACAGCCATGAATTCCACATTAAGGGCATCCTCAAGTAAAAAGCACTAAATGTGCTGAGGCTTGcaagtgtgtttttgtctggtTGCCATGTATTGCTTTAGGTGAAAATGTGGTTCCACTGTGTTGTTTGGTCATTGCaaataatgtaaataatgtaaaatggtatatttttaaaaaacataacAAGATCCTTTAAGTGGCTAAAGACAAATGCAATGGTAAGCATCACAGTAGTTTAAGGGCAATAAGAGTGATTCCATGGTGCATCGATACATTGAGATCAAATCAAGATCAGGATCTTAACCACTCTGGTCACCTGGATAATCTCCTAACTCAAGGGTACAAATAATAAAGTGACACAAACCAACTAAAGACCCTTGCTTACAACACTTACGGAGTCTGACTGCAGTGACTGCTCCTCCATATGTGGCAATCAATATTTCTGTGAAGTAAGGGAGGGCTCGTTCGCCCCCCGACTGTCAGGCTACAGTACTgcacaataaataaatgaaatgaaatgatcacATAGTGCAAAATGTCAAAACATGTGTGAGTTTCTATGATATGAAAGATGAGGAAACTTAAACATGTGTACCTATTTACGTACAATGCGTGTTTGTTCCAACTTCGCtcataaataaaaaacaagccCTTGCTaatattggaaaaaaaaaaaaagtgcacgTTTGTCCACCAATTTTGGCTTGTGTGACACTATGACACTACCGAGACCCTGGGTGCACCCTCAGGAGTGCGCTGGCGGTGCATAGCTGGTGGGTAGGTACTGTAGGTACGGTAGGCATCGGGGTGAAGGGTGGGGAGACTTCATGGAGGCCACAGGGTTATCATGTCTGTGCCAACTGCAACTCTTCCAGCCCGTGTTTGCCTAAGTGGTACCGTGCCAGGTCCTTACGAGTCACCAGGCCCACCACCTAGCCACACAGTgaacagggagtgagagagcaagggatagagagagggggagagagagggacagcagTGATGTGTTATTTGAAGAAGATGAGCTGGGTCTCAGACAGCAGGTCACCTAATTATGCTGGCAATTCTCTCCAGTTCATTATTCTGATAGTATCATAACCCAGTTCTCATGACCTCAATTCTGCTATTGGCAACatgcacatgttgtgctttagAAGCAACAAATACTTCATAACTGCAAATACCCCAAAGCTATCAGCTGTGTTTTGAACAAAAGTGTTTTGGCAATAGTGGGACACTGTACATACCCTGTTCTCACTGTCCACCACCAGCAGATGCCTTAGGCCCAGAGCTCTGAACAGCTTAAACACTCGAGGGAGAGAGGTCTcctgtagtacacacacacacacacacacacacacacacacacacacacagacagacagacagacagacagacagacaggaagaagAGTTGATTCACAATAGAGATAGTGCACAgacctggggtgcgtttcccaaaaccatatttgctaacctgttagcaacttagttggttggcaatgggaaattgcattgcaaccaacaaagttgctaacttgttttgggaaatgcacccctgatcagttttccaatgcaaaacaACACCAGAAGGTTGCACTGTGTTTCTTTCCAGGGGCGCTGAGGTCTAGCATGCCTATTTAACTCAAACTGGTGAACATGTGGAACTAGTAGAGACATGATAAGATGTGCGCATGCTCTATTGGAGAGTATTCACATGTTGTGTGGTGATGGGACTGATCAGCTGAGAGGCTGACCACACATGGACTGGTGTGGGGGTTGGAGGGCCTGGTCACCTGTGGCACGGTGTAAGGCGTGGCATTCATGAACTCGCTGAGGTCCATCATGCACTCGCGCTCGTCCTGCGACACGTGGATGGACTGGATGGGGGGGAAGCGTGGGTAGGCGTCACGGAAGTCCTTCAGCTGAAGCTTCCTCTGGCTGAGGCGCGAATGGGCTCGCTCCACAAAcacctgacaaacacacacacaggagtacagaTTGATTACTTCaacaatgaaaacacacacacagacacacacacacgcacacacacacctgaaaaaAAGGTGTGTATGTAACTTCTATAAgaatttataataataatttgtagttgtgaaaaaattagagatgcaccgatagatcggctggtgaccggaatcggacgattttcacgtgatcggccatgaccggcgaccggccggtcagtctgagacatgccgattttatgccggtcaaatacacTCGTGCGCCGCAATTGAaacaacacccagctgagtttgcaaagtttgaagaagctagcaaccaggccaacactcagggctggatgtaaggctacaaagaaagcgctaataggctactgagtttttctatgcagcaaacgctgtgctttaccattggcctactgcgtggaattgactaagctgtcacttcattaggctacgtaaacatcgctcatcaccgcccgtcactgccgctaattgcgtgcccacagctgaaccacaagcctgCTGAACGGAGAGATAAACGACtgcgacattaaaaataatcaaagatgtcaacaagcagcgacatacagtagccctagtagttctactccactgaaaaaaaaaatactctaactatttactgcatgtagactagggctatgccttaaaataccctagtctagcagattgagaagtggatgtcgtgaaagtgaacaaagatagcctattagaaaggcaaacaaacgttaaagttgcttttgacatagtagcctacaatgaagaaaaccgaTGCTCTGAATACTTAATCAGTCGTCTCTGAAAGcttctatagcctaattgatgcatttaaccggaatttggttttaattttttcaccgcaaaacagacgtgcactgttttcatatggtggagcacctaatcgctattagcacttctcccctgCGTGATGGCCTAGGCTGCTACCActtttccctcgccctcccataaattcatcaatgcatacagtatgaaaatatgttacatggtagtatgttcaaatgtatcatgaaaattgttcttaaatctttagttggatattggatgtgagaagcataaaatgggtgttccataacttaacttaatccaTAATTTGATACTGCATCTGAAGTTAGACTTCAATCTGATTGAAGCAGTCTGCTCaccggttccatttttttttaacagccatttcatcattgataagttgattacacgtctatattaacatgttctatcaaagcaaagatagaaaataactatttgtgtgtgtgctgtaaaatggttagaagaaatgaaatcggaatcggctaaaatcggtatcggcaggtcaaactctatgaaaaatcggaaatcggtatcggcccagaaaattgcaatcggtgcatctctagaaAAAATATTAGCATTGATATAAAccaaacatgcattattgtaTTTACTACCCATTGAGCCTGACACTAAAAGCTTTATACACAATACTCTTTTGTAGGAAAAACGCAAGCTGACAAACAACATCAAAAAAGCTCACAGCACTACTGGTAGAGCCCACCTTACCTTGTGTTTCAGCAGAACAATGAGCTGGGAGCGCAGAATCAAGCCACAGATTTTCCCAGGCTGAATGGAAAcagggaggaaggggaggggagagagagcacagagatTCTATGAGGCCGCACCTATACAGCAAAGTGACCATGACCAACCCCTGATGAATTAGACAGCCACTCCACATCTGACATTTAGGTGGATATCTGATCCTTTTGACCACCCATCAGTTGAGCTCAACATGATCTCACAAAGGCTAAACAAAAGGTGCTGATCCTCTCCCCATTTTGCAATTTCAGGGCATTTAACCCTGAAAGTCTGTTATAAAAACAGGTGGGTACAACTAGCAGCACAACAATTGCTAAAGAACAGTCTTCCAACATCCAATTCTAATGTAACAGGTACCTCATCACTGGCTGTGATCTCAACGACTACAGGGAAGCCGTTGTGATTTGTGGAGGTGTTGCTCAGGACGTCCACGATGGTGCCAACCTTCTCCACCCTGTTGAAGCAGGTCACTGGCGAGCTCATCACCTCCCtaaggcggagagagagagggagagaaccaTCCATCATCAgagcatgtctctctctctctttcttacgcacacatacacacacacagacacacagacacacatacacacacagactcacacacacacacacacacgtgagtgcTGTGCCCCACAAACCATCAGGCCATTGAATGGCTGAAAGGATGTGAGTGACAGTTCTCTACACCAATGGCACTGTACCTGGCAGTCAGCCAGTGAGAGGTCGCCGGGGCATCCCAATGAAGGAAGGGGACGCTCTGCAGCTTGATGTGGATATCATATAAACCCTGTGGAACAATGGCAGAaagaagacacacagacagtcagaaCACCATATTCTTCACAGATAAGAGAGTAAAGTCAGTCTCATACTGGTAAAACAGCCATGTAGCTAAGCTGATGTGGAGTCATATGTGGTAAGGCCATGTTTCACATAGAGGAAGTTATGCAGTGTTGCTTCCGCAAATGTATGGTCATAACCCAATTAAGGATCAGTGGTAGGTCACTGAAAAAGAAATGGAAGCATTTCTCATCTCAAATGAAAGATGGACTCACCTCTGCGAAGTAGTCTCCTACAATCTTGGCCGTCATCAGCACGAGCATGATGGGAAGGCCGAAGGTGACGTTACCCGTGGCCTCCATCAGGATGACCGTGAGACTCAGGGTCATTCGGACGATGCCGCCTGTGTATGGAAGCAAACACAAGATTCACACAAAGAACAACCATCGACAGCAAAATAACTATGACAACAACAGCacctgaacaaacaaacaaacaaagcttCAAATGCCTAGAGCTCCTAGAGCTATTCAAACAAACTTACACAAACAAAGGAAAACCACAGTAATCCTGAATCAACATTTGCCAATATCTTTCCAATGCTATGAACATTCTCAGCCTGTGGAGCTAGTCTGAAAATGCTGCACGGTCACATGACTATAGCTGGCACTTTCTTTCTCAAAGGAGACAGGGTGGGAGTGGAGAGTGTCACACAACAAGCACGTAGTACATCACCACCTCCAGTAGATCTAGGCTGGTGGTGTATTAGGCTTTTCTACAAGAGACTCTTCTTAGAAGAAACATCTAAACATTGCGCAAACAAAAAGAACatcaaaaaatataaaaaataaaaaacatcaccacacactcacccagcTGTGCAGCCGCACCTATCAAAGCATACTTGCCAGGATCTGCCCATATCTGTTAGAGAGACGAGAATCACAGGAAAAGCCTTCAACCAtgaggtctctgcatttaacttAGAGTGGAGATACTTATGCAGACTCGAACTGAGCCCTCAGATTATAATGCATCTGAAATGTACCAGTTACCTAAATGGAGCTTTGTTAGTGGGAGTCTGGGATTGATTTGATGTTGAGGTGTTCCTTCTGATCACCCTAGCAAtaagcttatgtgtgtgtgtgtgtgtgtgtgtgtgttctttcttgTTTTATTCAGGTTAAGCTGTTGGATTAATTAACTTCACAGAGATTTCACTGTTCATTAACAATGAGGCCTTTTTAGGAACCCTGGTACCACTATTGAGAACTGCACACTGACTGTGCGATGGGACTCTGAGCACGGAAGAAATATTTAGTCATATGCCAGAGTGTGGACAGGGCACATTATGTGCAAAAAAGCATCAAGTACATCAAAGTGCATCGTTGTGCGGTTTGTGCAGCTGTGTGAAGTATGCAACCCGTCAGCCCCAGAAAAGGAACCACACTTGGTTGGCTTCACAGGAAACCAACATGCAAAGCAAGACTTCTGACGGGTTGTGTTCTCCTTAGAATGCAAATGTGAGCACACTGAAGGCTATGAGAAGGTAACATGCACATGTCTGTgcatgaggaagaggatgaggaggagagcaaCGTACAGAGCTGCCGGAGGTGAAGTAGGCCAGCAGGATGCCAAAGAGGCGTCCCCAGGCGGCGCCGATGAGCAGCGAGGGGATGAAGACCCCGGCCGACACGGCCAGCCCATACGTCCAGCACGCCAGGAAGAAATAGGTCAGGGTGAACAACCCCAGCGTCAGCGGGTTGTAGGAGCctgagaggagaacagagagagtgcAGTCCATTGCTGTGCTGTATGTGCTTTGGAAACACGGTTTCATTTAGAatggtcatgccaataaagctaactgaattgaaatgagttgaattgaattgaatgagGAAATAACAAGAActggagaggcagaaagagagtaggagaatgagtgagagagagagagagagagaaggagagagagaatgaaagaaagacatAATAATATACAACAACATGTGCTAAGTACCACACTTTGTGGGTGTCACAGGAAAAAGCAGAAGCTGAAAAGATAACAGAGAAGTGAGCACATGGTCTGCCACAGGGGAAAGCATGCTAATCAAGCCTCGTTCTGAGGGCAGGCATTTCTCAtccagacacgcacacataactCAATAGACTAGTCTAGTCCTTTTCCtctgtcagacagacagagccaCTTACTAAAAGAAAACTAGGCTTACATGCAACAGACCAGGCCTTTAGACTAAGGCAGGACACACTTCAATCCGCAGTAAACAGTAAAAAAACACAGGGCTTAATTTGTGTTCAATGTGAAGTATTTATCCTGTGGATATGTTGTGTTTTAATGAACTCTGTTAATTGAATTGAgcctatactgtgtatattGAAAGTTCGGTCTGCTTTGGTTAGaccaaagacaatttttcatgctTGACATGACAATTGTCTTACATATTACATTATATACAAATTCATAAAACTGCAGGGAGCTATGGACACGTCTTGAAGTTATCCCAACCTCTGCACTCTGAAGTATCCCCTTtgagaacaaaaaaaatcaatgaaGATGTCATGTGATTATTCAGGTGTAAGCCATCTACTCCATCCATcgtccactaggtggcagagtAACTGACCCATGGCTCAGCCTTCAGCCATCATACAGGGCAGGCCAACATGAAACACATTCAGAGCACAAACTCTAAATATAACGTCAAACTTACGATAACGGTGAAAAACATTTGTGCAGGCTGACATGTTATTATTTCATCCATTCCCACGGCCTTTACACGGCCATTTATTTATCTACCGGTTTACAGGCCACTGCAGCAGAGAGCTACTGGGCCTGAGCACGGAGCTCCACCGTGgggctccctctctctggcaAAGTCATcagtctctctcctgctccctgGCGTGGGAGACCCTGAGCTCTCTGCCAGCTGCCCAGTTTCCTGCAGCTCTTAATCAGCTGGCCTGCCCTGGCCGCATGGAGTGGACTGGGACTAGACAGACACATCTTACTCCTACAGTTTTAGACTTTCCCCACCCCCCTTTTGCTCCTTATTTACAATGACAGTACAGACTCCCTAAGCTTGGAAAAAATATAGAGTCACAATATAAGCACTAATGCAGATTTagatgtgcacacaaacacaatcttgtagtagtagtggtagtaatagtagtaggaGGGAACTGATATTTTCATTCAGAGATTTCTTCATTCACTCTCCTAGCAACACTGTCTGTTGGCTCGTCAGGAAGACCCAGACCCAGGAATGCTAAACATGCATCCTGACAGGCAACTAAACCAACAGACTCATATGCACGACGCTTTACAACTCAACcaccaaacacacccacaccgcCCATGTCATGAGAACACTGCAGAAACAGAGAGCATGGGCGTCTAATGACTTCACAATACCACAGACTGGCGGGGCAGGgaaagtcagacacacacacacacacacacacacacacacacacacacgcacacacacgcacacacacgcacacctggtGGGTTGTGGAACAGGCTGCGGACGCTCCTCTCCGGTGTGTTGAAGAATGCGGTAGCCATGGAATTGTACTCGCCATCTGCACAGAACAGCTGCAGAAGGGAGACACAAAGGGAGTCAGCCAGGTCTGCAGTTTAACCTCTCTGCCTCGCCTTCCTACTCCCACACTGATCTCAGAACAGATTCCCCTCGACCTCCCTTACTGTGATCCCAGCTGAGAAGGTGGACACGACTGAACATACAGTAGAATATAACACTTGGGTCAAATTACACTTTAAAAGGTTTCATGTTAAGACAAATCGAAATGTTCTGTATCAACAACTGTGCAGAGAAACTGAATCCTTGATGTGTCACACTTGGATCATCATTTAAGCATGGATGTGTTCCATGCTTTACGCTTCTGTTTAGACAAACCACACAGACTTGTGCTTTCCATGCAGGTTAATTATGTTACTCGTATTAAGTAAAAGAGCGGACCTTATTAACTCAGACTACAGTTCTAGTAATGCACTAAATGTAATTACCTCTTTACCTcctaaaatgaaaaaaataaaatcacttcATTTGTGGTGCAGTCTGCCATTCAATGTTCCATTGTTCATTAAACGTTTTTTTGTGGttagaaaaataaaacaaacagacaaataaaaACTTTGGCGTGTTCATATTCAGCCTCTGCTatgtaaatgaaaaacaaaacatattggATCGGTCTGAGCCCTAATCATCTCGGGCAATTAACAAAGTGCTTCAGGGTGACGCAAGGAAAGAAGAAAACCGTAACCAAATCTTGGACTGCATCTTTAAATTGAGCCAGCGGGACTCTAACAGAGCAGAAGGACAAACTCACTGCCCACTCATCATGAACTCACTGGCCCCCTTATGACGAACTCACTGACCTGGAGCGGGTAGTCCTCAGTGGTCTGGTCCTGACCCAGGGGCTGGCAGTCGTTGGAGAAGTAGATCATGGTGAAGGAGACGGTGGCGGTCACCGCAGCAACCAGCATGGCCTCCAACACCTGCAGACATGGCCGATGCACGTATCTGAAAGAGAGCGCGGCGGAGCTTCAGACAAGACACCTCGAGGACAGCCGGCCGGGGGACAGGTGAGAGAAACAAGCCTGAGGTGCGTTCAAACTCACAAATcatttgcaaacagttttctgTTCGCCTTGAGTTTTTCCGCGAACATTTGCAAACACtacatttgcaaacagtttAAGGTAGTTCTCAGCGAACATGTTAGAAGTTGGACAGAGAGTTAGCATTGAGATGAAATGTTTACACATAATCGTTCAAATTTATCTGTTCAGACAAACATCGTTCGTCTCTGTACAaggaatttgaacgcacctcttgTCTCTGAAATTGCGCAAAAATTGGGCAATGTGAGACCTGTCCTTAATTGGGTGACACCTGTACTGTACTTAAGAGGCCCCATCCTTACCGGATTCTGAAGATTGTTAGCCAGTAGTTCAGGAAGTTGAACAGTGCCCCCAGCAACCCTCCTGTGTCACAAGTTGAAAAGTCACTGAACCGTTGCGGGAAATTGTGACTCATTATACTTGTTCAAATGCTTCAAAGGATTTAGGTTTGTGTGAATGTAACAGACACAGATCTTGTGAATGCAttcttaacccttagaaccctaagctgtttttagggcattttcactccctttattcataaggatttattctggtcattgtaagtgccacacacacatattatatattgtttttttcagcagagactaggctatccagatcagAACCATcgtttcatgtattagtactagcattgattttattttgatttttaaataattaaaatataaaaagcatattataaaaattcttatatttcgacatgtatctcaccacagcaagctcatagctctacatgcatttcatgtgtgtgtagggcagactgtcctgaatcgggcaatataattgccatgttggagggatactctggggctgagcaatttacagaaatatgtggtgtgtgatttacggaaataaatgccattttttatttagtgattaaaaatgacctttctgtgctgtgacacgaactgatctgacctgacttgacccgaggttgcgtgttagcctgcgtgtatgcactcataatgattctcaactttttactgcattgccatgaacaaagtaaaggcaaaaaggtgtttctttgttgaacaaattgggatgcaatgtgagccttgaattggatgccatgcaggaatttgctaggatctcaaaaccggattatgaacatgctttgacatagagaaacacacgatagcgttggattataaacatgctttgccacaaaaacagacaaaaacgtggggtaagtccagcaatATGAAGATATTATTTTGCTGTTACTTCGttcgggtccgcgagtaattcaaacgagtgTAATGGGCGTGCAgcattggtttgtgtacatgaggttattattttgcagtcacttcgtctgtttttataagccagaaggatcgatatacatggtaccaatggataagccctgtgtctcctctttcatctgatatgcttgccatatctatgcgatcacgggttcgcgagtaattcaaacgagagtaatgggtgcgcaggtgaaagcagagaagtatagactgtaaatatgatgcaatttgatttaatttcatgatttttttttttatttttatacttgatcgtacagacaagtgtgtagtctctttggaaagccccacttctgctctgtcatgcaataaaggtttcatctcgctgcgatgaacagatCCGGAGCAATTTAACAgagaagggtgtgttttttgacacgctttgcgtcaatcgggttctaagggttaacatTTGCAATAAACACATGCAATGGAAAAGGGTTCTCACCTATTGCTCCAATTATAATGAACAGAGGAATCTCATACAGGTTATAGGTCACACTCTGAAAGGAGAACACAGAGGTGAGATGAGACACACATACCCTTCACACTGTATGtctaaaatgtttgttttttcacaACAATAACAATCTGCCTTGCTtcaaataaagagagaaaacaggacATGAGTTTCAGATGAGAGATATCAAGGAAgtaggaaagaaaaaaagaattaaagaaagaaggaaagaaaataaagaaagaactGAAATAGTGAGTAACATGGAGAGAGTGAAATACAGAAACGTAGCAAGGGGagagcccatgtgtgtgtgtgtgtgtgtgtgtgtgtgtgtgtgtgttgtgtgtggtgtgtggtgtgtggtgtgtggtgtgtggtgtgtgtgtgtgtgtggtgtgtgtgtgtgttgctggagaAAAAGGGACCACTTACATCAGTCTCAAAGCCCCCAAAGTTAATGAGTCCGGGGTAGGAGAGGTCTCCAGGCTTGTTATTGTAGATGCTCAGGAAGAAGTTCAAAGTGAAGGTGGAGATCATTGAGGCGAAGAACTGAGacacaagaaagagagacagccagacagacaacgtcatcatcaacatcaacaacaacaacaacaacaaaaacctgACTTCATTTCTGAAGAAAAGACCAAAAGGGACTCCAACCCCTTGAGACTCACTATTCTCCACGTCAACATCTGGTTCCAGAAGGAAGCCCCCTCTTCTAAACTGAAAAGTACTCCACCTTTAATAAAGCACAGAGCACACAAACAGAGAATTAGACCCTATCTGTGTGCTACACATCCATACTCATAGCACTCATACC from Alosa sapidissima isolate fAloSap1 chromosome 3, fAloSap1.pri, whole genome shotgun sequence carries:
- the clcn7 gene encoding H(+)/Cl(-) exchange transporter 7 isoform X2, with product MANITKKVSWSSRGDDSARGEATPLLNGTEEVRYTRQPSGGGIFHIGRLSTVDLEEEITTEEESVRTRPNEIPHNEKLLSLKYESLDYDNTENQLFLEEERRMSQMGFRCLEISRWVICGLIGVLTGLIACFIDIVVEKMAGMKYNIVKQNIEKFTEVGGLSISLILWAVLNSTLVMIGSIIVAFFEPIAAGSGIPQIKCYLNGVKIPRVVRLKTLMVKVCGVICSVAGGLAVGKEGPMIHSGAVVAAGVSQGRSTSLKKDFKIFEYFRRDTEKRDFVSAGAAAGVSAAFGAPVGGVLFSLEEGASFWNQMLTWRIFFASMISTFTLNFFLSIYNNKPGDLSYPGLINFGGFETDSVTYNLYEIPLFIIIGAIGGLLGALFNFLNYWLTIFRIRYVHRPCLQVLEAMLVAAVTATVSFTMIYFSNDCQPLGQDQTTEDYPLQLFCADGEYNSMATAFFNTPERSVRSLFHNPPGSYNPLTLGLFTLTYFFLACWTYGLAVSAGVFIPSLLIGAAWGRLFGILLAYFTSGSSIWADPGKYALIGAAAQLGGIVRMTLSLTVILMEATGNVTFGLPIMLVLMTAKIVGDYFAEGLYDIHIKLQSVPFLHWDAPATSHWLTAREVMSSPVTCFNRVEKVGTIVDVLSNTSTNHNGFPVVVEITASDEPGKICGLILRSQLIVLLKHKVFVERAHSRLSQRKLQLKDFRDAYPRFPPIQSIHVSQDERECMMDLSEFMNATPYTVPQETSLPRVFKLFRALGLRHLLVVDSENRVVGLVTRKDLARYHLGKHGLEELQLAQT
- the clcn7 gene encoding H(+)/Cl(-) exchange transporter 7 isoform X1, whose protein sequence is MANITKKVSWSSRGDDSARGEATPLLNGTEEVRYTRQPSGGGIFHIGRLSTVDLEEEITTEEESVRTRPNEIPHNEKLLSLKYESLDYDNTENQLFLEEERRMSQMGFRCLEISRWVICGLIGVLTGLIACFIDIVVEKMAGMKYNIVKQSILCTACISLTPPVDIEKFTEVGGLSISLILWAVLNSTLVMIGSIIVAFFEPIAAGSGIPQIKCYLNGVKIPRVVRLKTLMVKVCGVICSVAGGLAVGKEGPMIHSGAVVAAGVSQGRSTSLKKDFKIFEYFRRDTEKRDFVSAGAAAGVSAAFGAPVGGVLFSLEEGASFWNQMLTWRIFFASMISTFTLNFFLSIYNNKPGDLSYPGLINFGGFETDSVTYNLYEIPLFIIIGAIGGLLGALFNFLNYWLTIFRIRYVHRPCLQVLEAMLVAAVTATVSFTMIYFSNDCQPLGQDQTTEDYPLQLFCADGEYNSMATAFFNTPERSVRSLFHNPPGSYNPLTLGLFTLTYFFLACWTYGLAVSAGVFIPSLLIGAAWGRLFGILLAYFTSGSSIWADPGKYALIGAAAQLGGIVRMTLSLTVILMEATGNVTFGLPIMLVLMTAKIVGDYFAEGLYDIHIKLQSVPFLHWDAPATSHWLTAREVMSSPVTCFNRVEKVGTIVDVLSNTSTNHNGFPVVVEITASDEPGKICGLILRSQLIVLLKHKVFVERAHSRLSQRKLQLKDFRDAYPRFPPIQSIHVSQDERECMMDLSEFMNATPYTVPQETSLPRVFKLFRALGLRHLLVVDSENRVVGLVTRKDLARYHLGKHGLEELQLAQT